Genomic window (bacterium):
AATTCAGTAAAAATTTTGATCTTGGTTTTGCAAAAGATTCGGTAATTGGAATTCCGATTTCCAGCGAAAGTCAATTCGAGGTGTTTACAAATGCGATAAAAAACCATCCGGCTGTGGCCAGCATATCGGCGAGTCAGAATCACATTCATTTTTCAGGTCCGCTCCGTACGGTTCGCAGTGCCGACCAAGAACGGGAAGCGCGCATCCTCAACGTTGGCTTTAATTATGTAGAAACCATGTCGTTGAAACTGAAAGAAGGACGTAGCTTTGAAGAACGGTTCACGACCGATCGGGATGAATCGGTCCTGATTAATGAAACGCTGATGAAAGAAATGGGATGGGCTCATGCTGTTGGACAGTCATTAGTGATTGCTGAAAAAACGTATCGCGTGGTCGGTGTTCTGGAAGATTATTATAGTGAAGGATTGTGGCGGCCAATCAGGCCCGTCGTTTTTGGCGTCGCCAAACCTTCTGTATTTGCATTTATTGAAATACGCTTAAATCCCGGCTTTATGGAAGAGGGTTCTAAATTTTTTCAAACAACATGGGAGAAATTGTTTCCTGAAGTTCCCTATGACGGATTTTTTCAAGACGTCGTTGTCGCCGAATCGACTCAGGTCAGTGAAGGTA
Coding sequences:
- a CDS encoding ABC transporter permease, which encodes FSKNFDLGFAKDSVIGIPISSESQFEVFTNAIKNHPAVASISASQNHIHFSGPLRTVRSADQEREARILNVGFNYVETMSLKLKEGRSFEERFTTDRDESVLINETLMKEMGWAHAVGQSLVIAEKTYRVVGVLEDYYSEGLWRPIRPVVFGVAKPSVFAFIEIRLNPGFMEEGSKFFQTTWEKLFPEVPYDGFFQDVVVAESTQVSEGINRMFQWISGMAIIIAAMGLFALVALSLARRTKEIGIRKVMGASIVNIMTLVNKEFIIMLGISVLLADALGYYMVKSLLDSIYTFHVDVEIMALIISNGLVFIVALLTISSQVWKAANENPIHALKYE